Proteins from a single region of Candidatus Parcubacteria bacterium:
- a CDS encoding hypothetical protein (Derived by automated computational analysis using gene prediction method: GeneMarkS-2+.), with protein MARIETKDGSQFCCKTKTYKKLYCTMKDGERVLINFDKLFITGTGEVRALIEGSDQYASLRQITLQHPKDEEYLKFITKEFKIISKKFQKEKPKKPRYQKVEVEEKIPVDILSTVDI; from the coding sequence ATGGCAAGAATTGAGACAAAAGACGGCAGCCAGTTTTGCTGTAAAACAAAAACTTACAAAAAACTGTATTGCACTATGAAGGATGGGGAGAGGGTATTAATCAATTTTGACAAATTATTTATAACCGGCACCGGAGAAGTTCGCGCCTTAATTGAAGGCAGCGATCAGTACGCTTCTCTGCGCCAGATAACGCTCCAACACCCCAAAGATGAGGAATACCTTAAATTTATCACCAAGGAGTTTAAAATTATTTCTAAGAAATTCCAAAAAGAAAAACCCAAAAAACCTCGCTATCAAAAAGTGGAGGTAGAAGAAAAGATCCCCGTGGATATACTATCTACAGTAGATATTTAA
- a CDS encoding hypothetical protein (Derived by automated computational analysis using gene prediction method: GeneMarkS-2+.), producing MEKIKNIFGVIGILMLSAFVVICLMHLWGFLSYVLDGGYPHYGARDMFETITNWPWYVLTILGGWSAFGVYRAYLWGKECEDAEA from the coding sequence ATGGAAAAGATTAAAAACATTTTTGGAGTAATCGGAATTCTGATGCTCAGCGCTTTCGTAGTCATTTGCTTGATGCACTTATGGGGCTTTCTATCTTATGTTTTAGATGGTGGCTACCCTCACTATGGCGCCAGAGACATGTTTGAAACAATCACCAATTGGCCCTGGTATGTGCTAACAATCTTAGGCGGCTGGTCTGCTTTCGGTGTTTACCGCGCTTATCTTTGGGGCAAAGAGTGTGAAGATGCTGAGGCTTAA
- a CDS encoding class I SAM-dependent methyltransferase (Derived by automated computational analysis using gene prediction method: Protein Homology. GO_function: GO:0008168 - methyltransferase activity [Evidence IEA]; GO_function: GO:1904047 - S-adenosyl-L-methionine binding [Evidence IEA]) encodes MTKTDFNYLFSPKFAADYQKYQSFSDQELDRLILSSEISPTLATQIKNRRRAAKRFSRAKELFFTSSGLEQASGEAVATYIATRAAKFPKIVDLGCGLGFNSIFLAAAGASVFAVERDAERLDLAQANAKVYQVADKIKFLAGDFLEPSFADFYKNNFSTLDPAPAFFLDPARNLASGAKTRSLLNSQPNLFALLPQILEFTENVAVKISPAFDYRELEQLPGDPEVEVVSEDGVCKVAMLWFGSFKETKRQATVLKAGQKVFSLSSGLESLAFSLPANYLYFPDKAVARAQLTLVFAASYDLKPISPTNPLLSSADFKAVPASRHFKIISQGRFSLKSLKRLLKEEKVERAELVVKGIKISAEELRTRLKLQEGGGQTIFIFPHEGSGNYYIWAENIQKF; translated from the coding sequence ATGACTAAAACCGATTTTAATTACCTTTTTTCTCCGAAGTTTGCGGCTGATTACCAGAAATATCAGTCTTTTAGCGACCAGGAGCTAGATCGTCTAATTTTAAGCTCCGAAATCTCGCCCACCTTAGCGACCCAAATTAAGAATCGTCGGCGCGCAGCCAAGCGTTTTTCGCGGGCTAAGGAGCTGTTTTTTACCAGCTCGGGCCTGGAGCAGGCTAGCGGTGAGGCGGTAGCTACCTATATCGCTACCAGAGCCGCTAAGTTCCCAAAAATCGTTGATTTAGGGTGCGGTTTAGGTTTTAACAGTATTTTTTTGGCGGCCGCCGGTGCTTCTGTTTTTGCAGTGGAGCGCGATGCGGAACGCCTTGACTTAGCTCAAGCTAACGCCAAGGTTTATCAAGTAGCGGATAAAATTAAATTTTTAGCAGGAGATTTTCTAGAGCCCTCTTTTGCCGATTTTTATAAGAATAATTTTTCGACTTTGGACCCCGCCCCCGCCTTTTTTCTAGACCCGGCCCGTAATCTGGCCTCAGGAGCAAAAACCAGGAGTTTGCTAAATTCTCAGCCGAATCTCTTTGCGTTGTTGCCGCAAATTTTAGAGTTTACCGAAAATGTCGCGGTTAAAATATCACCAGCTTTTGACTACCGAGAATTAGAGCAGCTTCCTGGTGACCCCGAAGTAGAAGTTGTTTCTGAGGACGGCGTTTGCAAGGTGGCCATGTTGTGGTTTGGATCTTTTAAAGAAACTAAACGTCAGGCGACGGTTTTAAAAGCTGGCCAAAAGGTATTTTCTTTAAGTTCCGGCCTAGAATCCTTGGCGTTTAGCTTGCCCGCCAATTATCTTTATTTCCCTGATAAAGCGGTGGCCCGTGCGCAGCTAACATTGGTTTTTGCCGCCTCTTATGATCTAAAACCAATCAGCCCCACCAATCCGCTTTTAAGTAGTGCCGACTTTAAGGCGGTTCCGGCCAGTCGCCATTTTAAAATTATTTCGCAGGGCCGCTTTTCCCTAAAATCTTTAAAGCGTCTTTTAAAAGAAGAGAAAGTGGAGCGTGCCGAGTTAGTAGTTAAAGGGATAAAAATAAGTGCCGAAGAGTTGCGTACTCGTCTCAAGCTCCAAGAGGGTGGCGGGCAAACAATTTTTATTTTTCCTCATGAAGGGTCGGGCAATTATTATATTTGGGCAGAAAACATCCAAAAATTTTAA
- the radA gene encoding DNA repair protein RadA (Derived by automated computational analysis using gene prediction method: Protein Homology. GO_function: GO:0005524 - ATP binding [Evidence IEA]; GO_process: GO:0006281 - DNA repair [Evidence IEA]), translating into MASLKTIYVCSNCDAQFPKWSGRCSECGSWGTLTEEIKDQKEAAKADLSKIAGAELLDLREIKNDQLPRLRTGLSEVDGVFGGGLVPGSLTLLAGEPGIGKSTLVAQVASSLGQTATDKKTPVVIYASGEESARQVKDRFDRLDCSLDNLRFISETNIEKIIATATKAKPQLLIIDSIQTVYSALIPSEAGSLNQIRAAAVKLLELAKGNDVTVIMVGHITKDGQVAGPKSLEHIVDTVVYLEAEKANSFCLLRASKNRFGATSELGVLEMTSRGFETVVNPSSVFIEGVSGGISGSVVGCVLEGARPFLVDLQSLVSKTVFGYPQRKASGFDLNRLQVLAAVISKRTKINLSSQDIILNLVGGLRLADPGLDLAACAAMISSFYNKNFNRQTLVIGEVGLGGEVRAVSRLEQRLKEAEKLGFKQALIPDVPIKAAKLKLVRVKHLNDLVEFIK; encoded by the coding sequence ATGGCCAGTTTAAAAACAATTTACGTTTGCTCTAATTGCGACGCCCAATTCCCTAAGTGGAGTGGGCGTTGTTCGGAATGCGGGTCTTGGGGGACTTTAACCGAAGAAATTAAGGATCAAAAAGAGGCGGCCAAAGCCGATTTAAGTAAAATTGCGGGCGCCGAACTCTTAGATTTACGGGAAATAAAAAATGACCAGTTGCCTCGTCTGCGCACCGGTCTTAGTGAGGTTGATGGCGTTTTTGGTGGCGGTTTGGTGCCGGGGTCACTAACGCTACTCGCTGGCGAGCCGGGTATTGGTAAATCTACCTTGGTGGCGCAGGTGGCGAGCTCTTTAGGGCAGACGGCCACTGATAAAAAAACACCGGTAGTTATTTATGCAAGCGGGGAAGAATCGGCCCGGCAAGTGAAGGATCGCTTTGATCGTTTAGACTGCAGTTTAGATAATCTTCGTTTTATCAGTGAAACTAATATTGAAAAAATTATTGCGACCGCCACTAAAGCAAAACCTCAGCTCTTAATTATTGACTCCATTCAAACGGTCTATTCCGCTTTAATTCCTTCGGAGGCCGGCAGTTTAAATCAAATTCGGGCGGCGGCGGTAAAATTATTGGAGTTAGCTAAAGGCAACGACGTCACCGTAATTATGGTGGGCCACATTACCAAAGATGGCCAGGTCGCCGGCCCTAAATCTTTAGAGCATATTGTTGATACGGTGGTTTATCTGGAGGCCGAAAAAGCCAATAGTTTTTGTCTACTGCGAGCGAGTAAAAATCGTTTTGGCGCTACCAGTGAATTAGGAGTTTTAGAAATGACTAGTCGGGGATTTGAAACGGTTGTTAACCCCAGTTCTGTTTTTATTGAAGGGGTAAGCGGTGGTATTTCCGGCTCCGTGGTCGGTTGCGTCTTAGAAGGCGCGCGCCCCTTTTTAGTTGACCTGCAGTCGCTGGTTTCAAAAACAGTTTTTGGTTATCCGCAACGAAAAGCCAGTGGCTTTGACCTGAACCGCTTACAAGTTTTGGCAGCGGTAATTTCCAAACGCACTAAAATAAATTTAAGTAGCCAAGATATTATTTTAAATTTAGTTGGCGGCTTGCGCTTGGCTGATCCGGGCTTGGATTTAGCGGCTTGTGCGGCAATGATTTCCTCTTTTTATAATAAAAACTTTAATCGCCAAACGCTTGTTATTGGCGAGGTTGGTCTGGGCGGTGAAGTTAGGGCGGTTTCGCGCCTGGAGCAGCGCTTGAAAGAAGCTGAAAAATTAGGCTTTAAGCAAGCGCTAATCCCCGATGTTCCGATAAAGGCGGCGAAGTTAAAATTAGTGAGAGTGAAGCATTTAAATGACTTAGTTGAGTTTATAAAATAA